AAAGAGGTGCACTTCGTAGAACAGGACGTGAGGGAGGAGGGCGCAAAGCTCCTAACTGAACTGGAGGGATTCAATTGATCTCCAGGGAAGTTGCGTGGAGGATATTCGCCGCCGAGTTCAATTCCTCGAGCTACGAGATCAAGGGAGAGGGCGAGAAGGCACCTTCCTTCCTCATCTCGCCACTGGGTGCCAAGATCAACCGCGTATTCATAGTGGGGGTCCTCACCGACAATGAGAACGTAGGCAACGAGAACGAACCGGTGTGGCGGGCCAAGATCACTGACCCTACCGGTACCTTCTACCTTACCGCCGGACAGTATCAGCCTGAGGCAAGCATGGCATTGGCCAAGCTGCAGCCCCCTTGCTTCGTCGCCGTAGTGGGTAAGTTCCGCACCTACTCTCCGGAAGAGGGCAAGTTGTACGTGTCCATCAGGCCGGAAAGGATCGGCAAGGTGGAAGCGGCCATCCGGGACAATTGGGTCCTGGAGACGTGCAAGGCTTCCTCTGACCGAATCTCCGCCATGGAAGAGGCCATGAAGCTGGGAGAGCCTGACGCCGATAAGCTCATGCAGATCGGATTCAGCCTGCCACTGGCCGAAGGCGCCGCGCTCAGCGTCAAGCATTACCACCCTGATGACCTCACACGCTATCGTGCCATGGTGGTGGACGCGCTCAAGTTCCTATTGCCCGAGTACCAGATCGGTCCGGACATGTCAGCGGAAGCCGCGGTCCCTGAAGAGATCGAGATAGCCGAGGAGGACGATGTTGACAAAGAAGCATTGGTCCTGGCCATGATCGAAAGCTTGGATTCTGGCCGAGGAGCGGCTTGGGACGAAGTGGTCAAGAAGTCCAAGGAACAGGGCATCGAACGGGAAGAGCTCGACACGATCGCCAACTCTCTGTTGGACAAGGGATTCGTCTATGAGCCAGTATTGGGCAGGATGAGAAAAATATAAAAAAAATGGGAAAAGGTTTCCCAAACTTTTTTTTCTTTTTTTACCGGAGCTGTGCCATCAACTGGTCCTCGAACTGCCACTGCGCCTGGAAGTGATCGTTTAGGTCCTTGATGATGATATAGTACCAGTAAAACACGATGATACTGATGAGCAAGGTGGCGATCAGGAGTATGACGTTGGGCCTCTCCTTGAGGGTGCTCCAGGAAGGCGTCATCACATTGATGCCCAATTTCTGGCAGGCTACTTGAGTGTACTGGGTGAAAGCGTGCCATCTCTTGTCGTGGTCGAACGGGAACTCACCTAGGAAATACATGACCACCAGGTTGAGAAGGGGTATCAAACTGATGATGGTCCAGAGGACGGGGGTTCTCTCCTTCTCCTTGTACATTGCTTCCTGGTTGATGCTTTCCAAAGCGGATATCTCGTTGGCTATGAGCTGGGCTCTCTGAGTCTCCGCTCCCTTGTCCTTCAGATATGATATGATGGCCATGCGTAGGGCCATTTCCCTTTTGCGATGCTCGTCCATTCTCTTGAGCAACTTATAATTTAGGACCGCATAGAGGATAATGCCGATCGGTATGGCAAGCATGATACCGTAGATACCTATCACTAACACCAATACGACACCGATGATCAAGGCAATGACGATCGCAAGGATCGGCCATAGTGTCCATATTCCGCTCATGATATCATCGGTCATATTTCGGTTCTGTATCGCTCCGGCGATCTGACCTTTGGCACCGCCCCCATAGGATTGTCCTATTGGCATCTGACCAGGAGCGCCAGGAGGCGACTGCTGCCACCCACCCTGCTGGGGCGGTTGCTGATAGTTCTGCTGAGATGGCTGCTGCCACCCACCCTGCTGGGGCGGTTGCTCAGCAGAGGTTTGCTGAGGAGAGCTTATGCTCCGGCCACAGCCCTGACAGAACTGGGCGTCGGCCGAGGCCAACTTCCCACAATAAGGACATGTCTTGGTTCCGTCCATGTAAATCTTCTCCTTAAATTGGCCCCCTGGGGGGGTCTAGGCCGTATATGGCTTCTGGTATATATTTAGAATTTTGCCAGGGGAGAACAAATTACTTTTCGATCACCAGGGCGGCGTATCCTACCACCTGGTCCATCGGATGTATGTCTCCAGAGTTTCCATAATGAAGTAACCGTGCCTTACTGCCGTCGCATGCAAGTAGCATAGTGGCCACCGGACCGTATCCGCACATGCTGATGTCCCTTGCCATGACCGTATTGATGACCCCTTCTGCATCCAGCTCCAGTATGCGGTCCAACACGCGCCCGTCCTCCTGCTTGGCCGTGGATGCGGGAACATAATGTGAGAGATCTGAAGATGCCAGATACAAAACGTCCTTCCCAGAGCAGGCCTCCTTCAGCACCTTGGCCGTCTCCCGGGCCATTACGATATCCTGTTGCCCCATTACCAGAGGAACGATCTTGATATCGGGTGACAGGAATTGTAGGAAGGGGAGCTGAACCTCCAGGCTGTGCTCGTACAGATGAGCTGAACGATCTATCTCCACCACACCCCTTAATCGGGATAGGATCTCTTGATCCACCTTGACCGTGCCGAGCGGTGTCTCGAAATCCTCGTTGCATGCGGATACCGCCCTACCATATCCAGTATGATTAGGACCGATGATGACCACCGTCTCAGGTAACCCGTCTCGAGCCATCTCGGCGTATACGTGAGCGGCTACTGGACCGGAGAACATCAGGCCAGCATGCGGAACGACCGCCCCTACTATCACACGTTCCCCGTCCTTGACCACCTCAGGAAGTGCCCCGGGGCCGAACGGAGAAAGAAAGCATCTCTCCACCTCCTTCAGCAGGGCGGCTCTTGATGCTGAGTAGAATTGTCCGGCGACGGCCGCGTGGCGTACCATAAATGAAAAT
Above is a genomic segment from Methanomassiliicoccales archaeon containing:
- a CDS encoding glycerol dehydrogenase, whose amino-acid sequence is MISREVAWRIFAAEFNSSSYEIKGEGEKAPSFLISPLGAKINRVFIVGVLTDNENVGNENEPVWRAKITDPTGTFYLTAGQYQPEASMALAKLQPPCFVAVVGKFRTYSPEEGKLYVSIRPERIGKVEAAIRDNWVLETCKASSDRISAMEEAMKLGEPDADKLMQIGFSLPLAEGAALSVKHYHPDDLTRYRAMVVDALKFLLPEYQIGPDMSAEAAVPEEIEIAEEDDVDKEALVLAMIESLDSGRGAAWDEVVKKSKEQGIEREELDTIANSLLDKGFVYEPVLGRMRKI
- a CDS encoding zinc ribbon domain-containing protein; translation: MDGTKTCPYCGKLASADAQFCQGCGRSISSPQQTSAEQPPQQGGWQQPSQQNYQQPPQQGGWQQSPPGAPGQMPIGQSYGGGAKGQIAGAIQNRNMTDDIMSGIWTLWPILAIVIALIIGVVLVLVIGIYGIMLAIPIGIILYAVLNYKLLKRMDEHRKREMALRMAIISYLKDKGAETQRAQLIANEISALESINQEAMYKEKERTPVLWTIISLIPLLNLVVMYFLGEFPFDHDKRWHAFTQYTQVACQKLGINVMTPSWSTLKERPNVILLIATLLISIIVFYWYYIIIKDLNDHFQAQWQFEDQLMAQLR
- the amrB gene encoding AmmeMemoRadiSam system protein B, whose product is MVRHAAVAGQFYSASRAALLKEVERCFLSPFGPGALPEVVKDGERVIVGAVVPHAGLMFSGPVAAHVYAEMARDGLPETVVIIGPNHTGYGRAVSACNEDFETPLGTVKVDQEILSRLRGVVEIDRSAHLYEHSLEVQLPFLQFLSPDIKIVPLVMGQQDIVMARETAKVLKEACSGKDVLYLASSDLSHYVPASTAKQEDGRVLDRILELDAEGVINTVMARDISMCGYGPVATMLLACDGSKARLLHYGNSGDIHPMDQVVGYAALVIEK